ATCCCCATACGCATGGGACGCATCCCCGAGCGCGTAAGCCATGTGCCTACCATCGAGAAACCGGGAAATTATACCATAGCTCTCAGCACCCCGGGGCTGACCCTTGCCATCTATGAGAACCGAATTGTGCCCACGCGTAGCTCTGTACCACTGCTTTGAATGATCGTCACCCGCAGACGTGTAATACCCCGAATTTCTAAAAAGAGGTTCCCCCCCATAAAAAATATTAAACCCATTCTGACACTCGTGAGAATGGAGAAGCGAACCATAGGGACTGGACCGCATACCCACCATGAGATCTCGTCGGGTATTTGCGAGATCCGTATGCAGCGACACAATACCAACATCGGCAAAACACCTGCCCTGCGGCAATGCCCTGGGTGAACGCGGACGCGGTCTCGCCTTTTGATCTTTGAGCTTGTGCCAGATAAGCAACGGATTGCTCTCCTCTCCTGCCTCTTCCCACCACTGCTCCACATACCACGCGGCATAAGGATCGTCAAACCGAACAGCCATATCCTCTACAAAATCGAGATGATTACCCGTCGGACGCGACTTCAGTTCCGTACCATCGCCAAAGCCATCCGACCGCGAATAGGGCGGCCATGTATAAAGCAGAAAACTGGCACTATTTTTATACCATGCATCCTGAAAAAGATCCACACCGCTGAGTTCTCCAATGCGCGAAGGGAGAACGAGCAAAGTCTCGACATTCGTCCCAAAATAAGAATTGCCATTTGCCCAGCCTCCATCTGCACCCCCCATAAGGGGAAAACGGGCAATCCACAACTCGTACACAAAGCGCACCCATTGTGCCGCATCGGGATACGCGTGCAAAAGCGCAAAAGCGACCTCGGAAAATTCGATAAGCAAATGTTGCCAGAAATGGCTGCGAAAAACCAGCGTCTCAATCTTATTCGTCTCCTCCCTAAAAAAACGCTCTGCCCGCACAACCATTGCCGCGCGAAGACATTCTCGCTGGGATTCCGTAAGCAAATCAAAGCAAGAATCGTAAACACCCGCCATAACCCGCATACAAGACCCATCGGCAAAATCGCTGATAATGGGATTGGTGTACCCATCCGCATCCCAACTCGCAACGTGAAGCCCGCGGCGTATCGCTTCGCGGGCATAGCATTCATCACCCGAAAGCAAATAAGCCGGAATAAGCCACTGCACCGCCGAAGCCATATTACCGGCAAGCGCTTTACTACCCCACCTGTGAAACTTGAAAACCTGATATTCGTCTTCCCCCTTATCCGGCGGCATCGCGTCATCTTCCAGTGGCGCATTGAGAAACTGATCCGCACGCGACGTGAACCGCTCGCTATGCACTTTGAGGTCACCGCCGTCTGGCAACACCCAGAGCCGGGGATGCGTCTTCGGACAAGCCGCAATCACATCCGTAGCTGGCGGCGTCTCCATGCACCGAACTGAACCAGTAATCTCAAAATCATACCTATCAGACCAGTGATAAGGACCACCACCT
The sequence above is a segment of the Gemmatimonadota bacterium genome. Coding sequences within it:
- a CDS encoding DUF4962 domain-containing protein, producing MRVIHAQPRIAASPIDNKRVDRNPPPLLWPAEKGEDVRYAVRLSRDSDFPECSTVAEEGFPWAMFNPHRELVSGVWYWQYGTSIGGGPYHWSDRYDFEITGSVRCMETPPATDVIAACPKTHPRLWVLPDGGDLKVHSERFTSRADQFLNAPLEDDAMPPDKGEDEYQVFKFHRWGSKALAGNMASAVQWLIPAYLLSGDECYAREAIRRGLHVASWDADGYTNPIISDFADGSCMRVMAGVYDSCFDLLTESQRECLRAAMVVRAERFFREETNKIETLVFRSHFWQHLLIEFSEVAFALLHAYPDAAQWVRFVYELWIARFPLMGGADGGWANGNSYFGTNVETLLVLPSRIGELSGVDLFQDAWYKNSASFLLYTWPPYSRSDGFGDGTELKSRPTGNHLDFVEDMAVRFDDPYAAWYVEQWWEEAGEESNPLLIWHKLKDQKARPRPRSPRALPQGRCFADVGIVSLHTDLANTRRDLMVGMRSSPYGSLLHSHECQNGFNIFYGGEPLFRNSGYYTSAGDDHSKQWYRATRGHNSVLIDGKGQPRGAESYGIISRFLDGRHMAYALGDASHAYGDAGLRRFRRHLVLLRPDVLVVYDDLEADHDACWQWLVHGDREITADVCHQRLHTQTRTARGQVNIFGSQKLYIDINTIFDPPAVNWGGNKTFLGKNMAVFPDQWHVTVSPERACNVVRFLAVFQVRDREDDARFQDPVQRDGCIYIDDWMIRGELNPGRGPALEIRHEDRGIALGVDVTVDRKQQSASDATVLIEPSGVQRATDTLPQAAR